One Streptomyces lincolnensis genomic region harbors:
- a CDS encoding AEC family transporter, whose translation MQGVLTGFAVIAVVIGVGYVIGLRGYLGDQGRQVLTKLAFHVASPALLFTTLARTDLSVIFSSRLLVTALSTALAAGVFVAVGVVRRWGVGRTTIGALCSSYVNSGNLGIPIAVYVLGDASLVAPVLLFQLIGVTPVALTVLDLTSGEGEKGPLWTRLLTPLRNPIAVGSLAGVAVSAAGVKVPAPIMDPLSLIGGMSVPAVLLAFGISLCGSTMPGRGPDRHLVLLSVALKSVGQPAAAWALAAGVFGLRGAPLLDVVVTSALPAAQNLYTYASTYGVGERLARDSILVSTVISVPVLIVVAAVLG comes from the coding sequence GTGCAGGGAGTGCTGACCGGGTTCGCGGTCATCGCGGTCGTGATCGGGGTGGGCTATGTCATCGGTCTGCGCGGCTATCTCGGCGACCAGGGCCGACAGGTCCTGACCAAGCTCGCCTTCCATGTGGCGTCCCCGGCCCTGCTGTTCACCACGCTCGCGCGCACCGACCTGTCGGTGATCTTCTCCAGCCGCCTGCTGGTCACCGCGCTCAGCACGGCGCTGGCGGCGGGGGTCTTCGTCGCGGTGGGCGTCGTCCGACGCTGGGGCGTGGGCCGTACGACGATCGGCGCGCTGTGCTCCAGTTACGTCAACTCGGGCAACCTCGGGATCCCGATCGCCGTGTATGTGCTGGGCGACGCCTCGCTGGTGGCACCGGTGCTGCTGTTCCAGCTGATCGGGGTGACCCCGGTCGCGCTGACCGTCCTGGACCTGACCTCCGGCGAGGGCGAGAAGGGCCCGCTGTGGACGCGGCTGCTGACGCCCCTGCGCAATCCGATCGCAGTGGGATCGCTGGCCGGGGTGGCGGTGTCGGCGGCGGGGGTGAAGGTACCGGCCCCGATCATGGACCCGCTCTCCCTCATCGGCGGTATGTCCGTCCCGGCCGTTCTGCTCGCCTTCGGCATCTCCCTGTGCGGCAGCACGATGCCCGGCCGCGGCCCGGACCGCCACCTCGTCCTTCTCTCCGTCGCCTTGAAGTCGGTGGGCCAGCCCGCCGCGGCCTGGGCCCTGGCGGCGGGAGTCTTCGGCCTGCGGGGCGCTCCGCTGCTGGACGTGGTGGTGACGTCGGCCCTCCCGGCCGCGCAGAACCTGTACACGTACGCGTCGACCTACGGGGTGGGCGAGCGGTTGGCGCGGGACTCGATCCTGGTGTCGACGGTGATCTCGGTGCCGGTGCTGATCGTGGTGGCGGCGGTTCTGGGGTGA